A region from the Streptomyces tsukubensis genome encodes:
- the cds1 gene encoding L-cysteine desulfhydrase Cds1: protein MNTDGGTDRDGLRTDGVPRDPAAPAGAPAETHDVDRSDTAYRSWLKEAVRKVQADANRSADTHLLRFPLPEEWNIDLYLKDESTHPTGSLKHRLARSLFLYGLCNGWIRPGKPVIEASSGSTAVSEAYFAKLIGVPFVAVMPRTTSAEKIRLIEFHGGQCHFVDDPRRMYEESAALAERTGGHYMDQFTYAERATDWRGNNNIAESIYQQLRLERYPEPAWIVATAGTGGTSATIARYVHYMQYDTRICVPDPENSCFFDGWTRNDPEASSAHGSRIEGIGRPRMEPSFLPRAVDRMMKVPDAASVAAVRALDTAIGRKAGGSTGTGLWSALKIVGEMVATGRRGSVVTLLCDPGDRYLDKYYSDDWLAAQGIDIEPYSAAIDRFLTTGHWPR from the coding sequence ATGAACACGGACGGCGGGACGGACCGCGACGGGCTGCGGACTGACGGGGTGCCACGGGATCCGGCGGCCCCGGCGGGAGCCCCGGCGGAGACGCACGACGTGGACCGCAGCGACACCGCGTACCGGAGCTGGCTGAAGGAGGCCGTCCGCAAGGTCCAGGCCGATGCCAACCGGTCCGCCGATACGCACCTCCTGCGCTTCCCGCTCCCCGAGGAGTGGAATATCGACCTCTATCTGAAGGACGAGTCGACCCACCCCACCGGCAGCCTCAAGCACCGGCTGGCCCGCTCCCTCTTCCTCTACGGGCTGTGCAACGGGTGGATCCGGCCCGGCAAACCGGTCATCGAGGCCTCCAGCGGCTCCACCGCCGTCTCCGAGGCCTACTTCGCCAAGCTGATCGGCGTGCCGTTCGTCGCCGTCATGCCCCGCACCACCAGCGCCGAGAAGATCCGGCTGATCGAGTTCCACGGCGGACAGTGCCACTTCGTCGACGACCCGCGCCGGATGTACGAGGAGTCCGCGGCCCTCGCCGAGCGGACCGGCGGCCACTACATGGACCAGTTCACCTACGCCGAACGGGCCACCGACTGGCGAGGCAACAACAACATCGCCGAGTCGATCTACCAGCAGCTCCGTCTGGAGCGCTATCCCGAACCTGCGTGGATCGTGGCGACCGCGGGGACCGGCGGCACCTCCGCGACCATCGCCCGCTACGTCCACTACATGCAGTACGACACCCGGATCTGCGTCCCCGACCCGGAGAACTCCTGTTTCTTCGACGGCTGGACCCGGAACGATCCGGAGGCCTCCAGCGCCCACGGCTCCCGTATCGAGGGCATCGGCAGGCCCCGGATGGAGCCCAGCTTCCTGCCCCGCGCCGTCGACCGGATGATGAAGGTGCCGGACGCGGCCAGCGTGGCGGCCGTCCGCGCCCTGGACACGGCCATCGGCCGGAAGGCGGGCGGCTCCACCGGCACCGGACTGTGGAGCGCGCTAAAGATCGTCGGCGAGATGGTCGCCACCGGCCGGCGCGGCAGCGTCGTCACCCTGCTCTGCGATCCGGGCGACCGCTACCTGGACAAGTACTACTCCGACGACTGGCTGGCCGCACAAGGAATCGACATCGAGCCCTACAGCGCGGCCATCGACCGCTTCCTCACCACCGGCCACTGGCCCCGCTGA
- a CDS encoding ATP-binding protein, with the protein MITEPSNRHCTVELQAVPSRIGQVRRIISAQLRHWQLDPLIDQAALGVTELLTNVLRHAEPDKHCTVDVELFPGRLTVSVRDHDPRLPTASEADPFATSGRGLGLIAAVSDTWGVRPRGAGGKDVWFTLTAPGTGVREPERAGSP; encoded by the coding sequence GTGATCACCGAGCCCAGCAACAGGCATTGCACGGTGGAGCTCCAAGCCGTGCCGTCGCGGATCGGCCAGGTCCGCAGAATCATCTCGGCGCAACTGCGCCACTGGCAGTTGGATCCGCTCATCGACCAGGCGGCGCTCGGGGTGACCGAGCTGCTGACCAACGTCCTCCGGCACGCCGAGCCCGACAAGCACTGCACCGTGGACGTCGAGCTCTTCCCCGGACGGCTCACGGTCTCGGTCCGCGACCACGACCCCCGGCTGCCGACGGCGTCGGAGGCCGATCCGTTCGCCACTTCGGGCCGGGGACTCGGCTTGATAGCGGCCGTCAGCGACACCTGGGGCGTACGGCCGCGGGGCGCGGGCGGCAAGGACGTCTGGTTCACGCTGACGGCGCCGGGCACGGGCGTACGCGAGCCGGAGCGGGCCGGCTCCCCCTGA
- a CDS encoding YhjD/YihY/BrkB family envelope integrity protein produces the protein MTLQSSGARPPGVTDRFRRLHDAVAASSAGLGWNRAREMELLHRAMGFAALGFLTLVPLLVVVAAADPASGQGFARWLGQALGVSAASQQQVEELFAPPGTALQRTTAFGLAALAVFGLTFGSAVQTGYEKVWDLPTARWHTMWRHVVFLALLVFALLLFVNTPAFGRSVPGTVGTAVADVLGTFVFFWVAQRLLLGGRVRWGALLPGAVATAVFILGLRIFSQLVFSPLIASNAVTYGPFGTVLVLQSWLVGVGVVVYGGALVGRLVHEERVRRRLERTVLPGFDGPEPGR, from the coding sequence ATGACCCTCCAGTCTTCCGGCGCGCGGCCGCCCGGTGTCACGGACCGCTTCCGGCGACTGCACGACGCCGTCGCGGCCTCGTCCGCCGGGCTCGGCTGGAACCGGGCCCGCGAGATGGAGCTGCTCCACCGGGCCATGGGCTTCGCCGCTCTCGGGTTCCTCACCCTCGTCCCCCTGCTGGTGGTCGTGGCCGCTGCGGACCCGGCCAGCGGCCAGGGCTTCGCCCGCTGGCTGGGCCAGGCGCTCGGCGTATCCGCCGCCTCCCAGCAGCAGGTCGAGGAGTTGTTCGCGCCACCGGGCACCGCCCTCCAGCGCACGACGGCCTTCGGTCTCGCGGCCCTCGCCGTCTTCGGGCTCACCTTCGGCTCCGCGGTGCAGACGGGGTACGAGAAGGTCTGGGACCTGCCCACGGCCCGCTGGCACACGATGTGGCGCCATGTCGTCTTTCTCGCCCTGCTGGTCTTCGCGCTGCTGCTGTTCGTCAACACCCCGGCCTTCGGCCGCAGCGTCCCCGGGACCGTCGGCACCGCCGTCGCCGATGTCCTCGGCACGTTCGTCTTCTTCTGGGTCGCCCAGCGGCTGCTGCTGGGCGGCCGGGTCCGCTGGGGCGCGCTGCTGCCCGGGGCGGTCGCCACCGCCGTGTTCATACTGGGGCTGCGGATCTTCTCCCAGCTGGTGTTCTCCCCGCTGATCGCCTCGAACGCCGTCACCTACGGCCCCTTCGGCACCGTTCTGGTGCTCCAGTCGTGGCTGGTCGGCGTGGGCGTGGTGGTCTACGGCGGCGCGCTCGTCGGACGGCTCGTCCACGAGGAGCGGGTCCGCCGGAGACTGGAGCGGACCGTACTGCCCGGCTTCGACGGACCGGAACCCGGCCGCTGA